A genomic window from Ananas comosus cultivar F153 linkage group 22, ASM154086v1, whole genome shotgun sequence includes:
- the LOC109727544 gene encoding putative glycine-rich cell wall structural protein 1, whose translation MGAGEERSTGLTLAGGEVRRQQQRSSLSPHGLGLGYQSNGGHGGGREAQGWRQRVAGGRRAASGTAPSDGGAGVGDAACLGLHRSGAAAAGRGGGGGPQGRWRPAGRLLELQGGRPGWSQVVAT comes from the coding sequence atgggtgcgggggaagAGAGGAGCACAGGGCTCACCTTAGCCGGCGGCGAGGtgcggcggcagcagcagcggaGCAGCTTGAGCCCACATGGGCTAGGGCTCGGGTACCAGAgcaatggcggccacggcggcggccgggaagCTCAGGGATGGCGGCAGAGGGTTGCTGGAGGCCGGAGGGCTGCCTCAGGCACGGCCCCGAGCGACGGCGGTGCGGGGGTAGGAGACGCGGCTTGCCTCGGCCTGCACAGGTCTGGGGCGGCTGCAGCTGGccgaggtggcggcggcggcccgcaggGGCGGTGGCGGCCGGCGGGGAGGCTGCTGGAGCTCCAGGGAGGACGGCCGGGGTGGTCTCAGGTGGTTGCTACGTGA